Proteins co-encoded in one Gossypium arboreum isolate Shixiya-1 chromosome 11, ASM2569848v2, whole genome shotgun sequence genomic window:
- the LOC108457986 gene encoding growth-regulating factor 9, with amino-acid sequence MDAQPVQTRILPDSGGGGSGAQERLEGKGRTVKMEEEETEKGGSPSIKLGLGIDGTTSEKPVKKHGKCVFTTAQLHDLQLQTLIFKYIAGGIQVPVNLVIPVWKSVASSFGSVHGGIYERYPSFVGVSPQGLDYRNMADPEPGRCRRTDGKKWRCSKNVIPYQKYCEQHMHRGCRRSRKPVETSQSALPDSTSSKFSIRLSENSKNLPTPVSFQYTNPFSCNTSTSHGTTAIESSYVCSNRNSISINAATSGTIIATTKNDNKNDPKRNKNVRNISEKGEEKLSVSNNNTIKRSSKSGNKATVGNNISPSVGFSPKSVLQVLGNSSSRAYKNEIELEPGRCRRTDGKRWRCSRDVIPDQKYCARHMHRGARKQTEVTRPVPVPSVGDCRLPSRLTTAYKAACPALSTSLSISIPRSQHIAEDEKSTSSSSETTISDTNDYCLRE; translated from the exons ATGGATGCCCAACCGGTTCAAACTCGAATTCTTCCAGATTCTG GGGGTGGTGGGAGTGGGGCCCAAGAGAGGTTGGAGGGGAAGGGAAGGACGGTGAAGATGGAAGAGGAGGAGACGGAGAAGGGAGGATCACCGTCGATCAAGTTGGGACTGGGGATTGATGGGACGACGTCGGAGAAACCCGTGAAGAAACACGGGAAGTGTGTGTTTACGACAGCTCAGTTGCATGACCTGCAATTACAAACGCTCATCTTCAAATACATAGCGGGTGGAATCCAAGTTCCTGTTAACCTTGTTATACCCGTTTGGAAAAGCGTCGCTTCCTCCTTTGGCTCTGTTCATGGCGGTATCTATGAACGGTATCCCAGTT TTGTAGGAGTCAGTCCTCAAGGATTGGATTATAGGAACATGGCGGATCCTGAGCCGGGAAGGTGTCGAAGAACTGATGGGAAAAAATGGCGGTGCAGTAAGAATGTGATTCCTTATCAGAAATATTGTGAACAGCACATGCATAGAGGTTGTCGGCGTTCAAGAAAGCCTGTGGAAACTTCTCAATCCGCTTTGCCTGACTCAAcatcatcaaaattttcaatcaGATTGTCAGAAAACTCAAAAAACCTTCCAACACCTGTAAGTTTTCAGTACACGAACCCATTTTCCTGTAATACCAGCACCAGCCATGGAACCACTGCAATAGAAAGCAGCTATGTATGCAGCAACCGAAACTCCATTTCTATCAATGCTGCAACTAGTGGCACCATCATTGCCACAACGAAGAACGACAACAAAAATGATCCGAAAAGGAACAAAAACGTGAGAAATATTAGTGAGAAGGGTGAAGAAAAACTCTCTGTAAGTAACAATAATACCATCAAAAGAAGCAGCAAGAGTGGAAACAAGGCCACTGTTGGTAATAATATATCTCCGAGTGTGGGTTTTTCTCCAAAAAGCGTTCTTCAAG TGCTAGGCAACAGCAGTTCTCGTGCTTACAAAAATGAAATAGAACTTGAACCTGGGAGGTGTAGAAGAACAGATGGGAAAAGATGGCGATGCAGCAGGGATGTTATCCCCGATCAAAAATATTGTGCACGACACATGCACAGAGGGGCTAGAAAACAGACTGAGGTTACTCGGCCTGTTCCAGTTCCCAGTGTCGGTGATTGCCGTCTGCCTAGTAGATTAACAACAGCATACAAAGCAGCATGTCCAGCCCTGAGCACCAGTCTGTCTATTTCGATTCCAAGGTCGCAGCACATTGCAGAAGATGAAAAGAGTACGAGCAGCAGCAGTGAGACGACCATCAGTGACACCAACGATTACTGTCTTCGAGAATAG
- the LOC108459710 gene encoding cytochrome P450 704C1-like — protein sequence MGILTIIFFFIALPFFFVFVFIILSVLVIKILSGKSINDPKYAPVKGTIFDQIFYFDYLYDYQTQVAKKLHTYRLLDLGRSELYTTDTRIVEHILKTNFEHYGKGKYTHEIFSDLFGEGIFAVDGDKWRQQRKLASYEFSAKVLRDFSCSVFKRNASKLVTAVSELSMSGQVIEFQDMLMKYTMESIIKVGFGVDLNCKSLSSNEDDEGSTFLKAFDDATQSLYFRYIDPLWKLKRVLNLGSEASLKRNIKVIDNFIYDVLRTKKKQLVLNPDLNVKEDILSRFLAEKEKNPETMSDKYLRDIIFSFMIAGKDTTANTLCWFFYMLCKNPLIQEKVAQEVIDCTCSGSGEYHANTDDILATLTDETLQKMQYLHAALTETLRLYPVTPMNGRCAMEDDILPDGHIIKKGEEINYLAYAMGRMPYIWGEDAEIFRPERWLKNGVFQPESPFKFISFHAGPRICLGKEFAYRQMKIFTIALLHFFRFKLADESKDAIYKVTFTLHMKGGLHLRAIPRTTQTNFTT from the exons atgggcATTCTAACTATTATCTTCTTCTTCATAGCTTTgccatttttctttgttttcgttTTCATCATTCTATCTGTTCTTGTCATCAAAATCTTGAGTGGGAAATCCATCAATGACCCGAAATATGCCCCTGTAAAGGGCACTATTTTCGACCAGATCTTTTACTTCGACTATCTCTACGACTACCAAACCCAAGTTGCCAAAAAACTGCACACTTACAGGTTACTTGATTTAGGACGTAGCGAACTCTACACCACTGATACAAGAATCGTAGAGCACATATTGAAAACTAATTTTGAACATTACGGAAAGGGTAAATATACCCATGAAATATTTTCTGACCTTTTTGGAGAAGGGATTTTTGCAGTTGATGGAGATAAGTGGCGGCAGCAGCGGAAGCTTGCCAGCTATGAGTTCTCAGCCAAAGTTCTTAGAGATTTTAGCTGCTCTGTTTTTAAACGAAATGCTTCCAAACTGGTGACAGCAGTCTCAGAGCTATCAATGTCTGGTCAAGTAATTGAATTCCAA GATATGTTGATGAAATACACTATGGAATCCATAATTAAAGTTGGGTTTGGAGTAGATTTGAATTGCAAGAGTTTATCAAGCAATGAAGATGATGAGGGGAGTACCTTTCTTAAGGCTTTTGATGATGCAACACAGTCGCTCTACTTTCGCTATATTGATCCCTTGTGGAAGCTGAAAAGGGTTCTTAACCTTGGCTCTGAAGCTTCCCTCAAGAGAAACATCAAAGTCATTGATAATTTTATTTACGATGTTCTGAGAACCAAGAAGAAGCAACTAGTATTGAACCCTGATCTT AATGTTAAAGAAGACATACTTTCAAGGTTTTTAGCAGAGAAAGAGAAGAACCCAGAAACGATGAGTGATAAATATCTAAGGGACATAATCTTTAGCTTCATGATTGCCGGTAAAGATACAACTGCCAACACTTTGTGCTGGTTCTTTTACATGCTCTGCAAGAACCCGTTGATACAAGAAAAAGTTGCACAAGAAGTGATAGACTGCACCTGTAGCGGCAGCGGAGAATACCATGCTAATACTGACGATATCTTAGCAACCTTAACTGATGAAACCCTACAAAAAATGCAATATCTTCATGCAGCATTAACTGAGACCTTGCGATTGTACCCTGTAACTCCAATG AATGGGAGGTGTGCAATGGAGGATGATATTTTACCAGATGGCCACATAatcaagaaaggagaagagaTTAACTACTTGGCTTACGCCATGGGTAGAATGCCTTACATTTGGGGTGAAGATGCTGAGATTTTTCGACCGGAAAGATGGCTTAAGAACGGAGTTTTTCAACCCGAATCGCCTTTTAAATTCATATCGTTTCAT GCGGGTCCTCGAATTTGTTTAGGTAAAGAATTTGCTTATCGACAAATGAAGATATTCACAATCGCACTTCTTCATTTTTTTCGCTTCAAACTAGCGGATGAATCGAAAGATGCAATCTACAAAGTAACATTCACTCTGCATATGAAAGGTGGGCTTCATCTTCGTGCTATTCCCAGGACAACTCAAACCAACTTCACGACATGA